In Lytechinus pictus isolate F3 Inbred chromosome 17, Lp3.0, whole genome shotgun sequence, the genomic window CTTTATACATTCTAACTCAAGGAATCTTAGTATTAATTTCGGtttacatattattttgatagggTGATATTTATTCGTTGAAACATTTCAACGGCACATAAGGAATATTGAACCACGTCCCCACATACTTACTATCTTGTTGTATTTTCTTACACAAACAGAGGCATCCATGTACTAGGTGGTATCGCacttaaccatgttaaccaGTTTAAGAATGTCTACCCCTTTTCctcatataggcctacgtagTACTAAGTAGATGATCCATACATTAGGAAATATTAAATTTACCAAGCATAATATAGACAAGTCGTCTGTGACCTATATTCAGATTTAGATTTGAGTTTCTGGTTTTAATTGGGAAAGTGCCAACGTAGATATTGGGACCTCAAGTAACATGTGTCATACGCATATTATCATGTAAATTTCATGCATGTACCCAtatgcgcttatctgtgttagTAATGTAATGGTTTTCCACCAGTTCTCATCATTTCACAATCATAACCTGACGtaaaaattcaaatcaacttgaatATTCACCTGGATTTTAACGGATTAAACCTTCTTGTGTTTTTTGTAAAGTTACCCTTGATCACGATCACGTTTAGCCGATGATTGCTTTTTAATCACACTTGATATAAAACAAGCTAAAATTTGGAAGATGATGTGCTAGAGAGCATATGGATTGATGCAACCAATATATACTTCAATTAATAATCActttcagtggcgtaatgagcgataacaaaagtgggggggggcatTGCGTGTgtatctattttgtttttaagtccCGATCAAACAATCACAACGTCAGACTTTTGTGAAATGACGTTAGTGATAGACtaagaaaatatttagaaagTAGTATCATATTTAAATCCTTTTCTTCAATTCCTttgtctctttctctttctttttctttttaaattttttggttgtgggcattttttttctgggggggcaTATGGcccgaaagcccccccccccccctccctcctcctccacctATACTGCAGTGATCGATTTGGGAACGCGTGCTTAATAATCTAGCATGTCTAGTGTATGCTggccaaaataataatacaatacattGAATTTGTTGGCAATggaaattggataatgactgataaaacaaaatctacTTCTACTTCTGAAATTAATTTTGGGGTAGCTGCCCCTTTACAAGTCACCAGTGTATAGGCTTGCCTACACAAGTAACATATTCACACGCAGGCACAAGCAAGTTCAATACGTGCTACTTATCAGCATGATATGTGAGTCATATGTTATGATCGTCATTTATATACCGCTATAATGAGCAGTTTGTGAATCTTCTCGAGACAATGTGGATTAAAAGTTTGAACCTGGCGAAAATTGTCATCGAATCCATTGCACTTCACCCGTCTAACTCGAGAAGGATTATGATTATAGGTTCAAAACCGCTGGAATATAATACAGGTAGTCATCAATACATCGTTCAGCTCATTTGTTGGTGAGAACGAAGCTGCGTGTAAAAATCAGCTTCGGAGTTTTAAAAGAAGATCAATAAATGTGGCCATTCTTGCTGGTCGCATCCACATTTCATGAAGCCATTGACTTCCTACATACTATTGGTTTTAATCATTCATTcgtttcaaataaaacaaaatagctaCATACAAAACGATTCAAATGATAAAGTACAGCAAAATAGACTGTCGAGAACAAACGAGTGGAGGAAGGCAAAGACAACCTTATTTAGCTGAAAAATTTATTTGTCGTAGATCTTAAATGGAGCAAAGGCTGGTCCTGGAGTATTTGTTTttactctgttttgttttgttttcatttattatcaacAGCTTAGTATAAATCATTCTCATAATTATGCATATCTAAAAGAAGAATTAAAAAGGTCAATTATTTAAAAACTCGATTGATTTGCCATGAATTCAGTTAGAATCATGCGTACAATGAAATGAATTGCCTgagtattaacattattattttacCATGTTCACAGGGAGGAAAATGACAAGAATTGCCAAAAGCGATGGTGCGGCCTTATTCATTTCGTTTTATTCGAGGTTTCACAATGTCCTTGAAATGTCAGGGAAGGAGATTTGAATACGTTTGAATTAAACGGCcttaaatttacaatttttgatCATTCATTTTTTGTCGGCGGGGGGGATTCTATGAACTATGTTGTCCTTCTCTTGCTCTTAAACTATGCCTTTGAACAAAAAATCTTATTTCTCACAAAAACCAACAGCTCAGACccaaagaaatgaaatcaagataatacccccccccccttaaaaataaagatttaaagttgatttttttctacaaaaaaatgacaatcaataaatgatttaaattacaTAAAGATCAATTTAGTTAAATGAAAACGGGGTTTCCCTTTCATTATTCTGGCTGGATTTAAGTACCGGATTTTTAATCACTGCATGAATCACATCTTCGGCTGGTTACTAAGTCACACTCGCCCTTACTGCAACAGGTTCAAGTTGCCATTTATGCTGTAAGCATCGCACCGTTAATCTTCTGCGGCCTCCAGCGAATAAAAATAGATCATAACTAGAGCCATCGGTTTACTATCCCCTATTTATTCattgtttgtgtgtgtttgtttgtttgtttttggaaGGGACAGACCATTCCTGTTTCATCATCATTCAATTAGTTATGAAAGCATAATGAGGAAGGGGTCGTCGTTTTGGCTATGCTTACAATGGGCATTCAGCGGTGCACCGTCCCAGTTTAGATTTTAAACTCGAAACTCATTTATTTGATTACGAACAGACACAGAGTTGTAcgtgtaaattattattataatcactgtTTGCCAGATGCTAAGTCCCTTTTCGAAAGTTCGGAATTGTAAATCTCGAGAGGTATATGGTATGCAACTTGTTCAAAGATTGGTTACTGAAACTGACCATGGATGTTTCTAGGTCATTTAACATACTTGATTGGACGTATAGGAAAATCGTCAACAATTTCGCGGTTCGTGTATTTGCATGGTAAGTAAGATCTACTGAAGGTCGCACGAATTTCAGcattaaaaacacaacaacaacaaaacaagttCCAGGTCATATTGTGCATATCTTTTGTCGGTTTCATTCCGCGTCTTCATAATTTAGAAAATAGGCATAATGATCAATTCTTCTTCTAGAATAATTACATTCccaaatttgacatttctaaGCTAAAATTTAGGCAATGCCCTCTTTATGTTTTGcgtttttttctgttttatgttttttttctggctGTTATACATTGACCGTTAATTTCTATAATTATAATACAGAGGCTgctctttttttcaaactttatcAAATCAGATGTCCGGCTTGTCAACGGGTCTGCTCCGAACGAAGGACGGGTCGAAATCCGGCACACGGGCTCTTCCAATTGGTCAACAGTTTGCGGGACATACTGGGACATCATTGACGTCATAGTCACGTGTCGACAGCTAGGCTTCCCAGGGGCCCATGCATCTCTCAAGCGGTCGGAGTTCGGTCGAGGGAGAGGACGGATATCAAGGACGCTGCTCTTTTGTCGAGGTGGTGGGTAAAACTCCGGATATAAATTGTTCCGGTTGCTACCCATCGTAAATGATAATACCggttatttgttttgtatttcagAGACATATAAATAAACTGGAATGTACATACTCATATCAATGGTATTAATTGTATTTCAAGTGATTTCAGTTTTGCAataatttgatatcaatatGACCACAccaattttatttaaataacaatacgccggaaaatgataaataaaaataaagaaaaaaattacaataaatcaaaaaattaatttaagaaaaaaggtaatcGTTGCCACTGCACCATTACCACAACAAGACTACCTGTTCACCTTTACAAGTCCAAGACGACCTATGTATTCTCAATTTTATCACAAGGAAAATAAAAGTCACACGACGGATAACGCTCTTTTTtttcccctgttttttttttactcactttCCTATATATGTTCCCCTTTCTTATTTTGTCACTTTTTacttcactttaaaaaatacaacatgGAGTCAGTCGCCTCTGCCCTTGCCATACTTGCAGCGCCGCTTAAGTTCTATCATTCATGACATTACAACGAAGATATAAAGTAAAATCGCTTTTTGAAGGCGATGTATATGAGCtggtgctttttttttcattacgaaaagttgatatattttttttttctcatttgtcaTGTTTATAATAGGAGAACCTAGTTTGAACGCGTGCTCAAAGTCAACGTCACTGGTATGCAGAGATGGTCTAACGGCTGGTGCTGTTTGCCAAGGTATGGTCCATATTAACACAATCTTCgtcatcattaatatcatcatcgttaccatcaacatcatcattatcatcaaaatcagtATTGTTATCCGCATCATCACAATTGCCAATCCCACCCTCGTCATCAACGTCATAATCCTATGTTTTATTAACATCATCACAAAtgtaatcgtcatcatcattatcataaccatcaacaacatcaacaaaaccATATCAGATAATGATTAAAGTTTTTAAAGTCTTAATAATTGTTCGATTTTACTATGTCAGGGTCTAGTTGATTTATATAGGCTAAGTTACCGAATTAAATGTTGTTCAAGTCTCATAATATTTCGAACGCCTTTAAATTATATGAAAACTACGcttgaataaacaaaattacTAAGCAATACTAGCTCAAATACAATTACGGCAATTTCCCTGAAGCATGGGGTATTATTTTACTTAATAACGATAATCTCTGTTCTAATATTTTACTTGACAGATAGATACGCTTTAAAGCTGGTTTGGAAAATAGACGCAAAATTTGGCTCAATATGATACATCCGATATTGATATAACACATTCTGTCATCACAATAGTATCTCGGGTTCTATCATAAATTGATTATTTCAGCAAGCTACCGGGATAATAGTTTCCTCTTCCGTGAACGAGTGATGCTTTATTAAGTTGTCTGTCACAATAGCaggatataatttatatatcaaTTGCAGATGTGTGGCAAATAATGCTATTGTACTGCCTTTTTGTTTAATCCGGTTCCACTTGTTCTATTTTGTATGATCCATTTTTATGatgtattcatttatctttttattcatttcaataccATTATTTTGCAATCGAACTTTGgtcaattacattcatttatctaCTGGTATTTTGACTTATGTAATTGttaaaaaatttatttatcGATTAATTTATTCGtctatgtattcatttatttctagtAACTACCCGTTtcatttcttcttcattttaattaatgttattaatttgtttattccgttgtttatatattatattcaatATCTTTGATGCTTTAAGAACTTACaaattaaaaagtatatggtcctgtgaaatggaaatattgaattGTAGAGTATCTAAAAATGGAAGCATGACGTCAATGTGAGTGAACATCCCGTTACCCGCAACATGACCTCATGCTTCAGCCTCGAAATAGGAATTTCCAGACCTATTTCTGTTCGACAACATGTGCAATAATTTTGCAATTCTGAACTGCACTCTGCgtataaaatttgaatgaaattcagTAATTTTAGAATATTATTTCGATTAATCTTCAGGAATGGTTATTCATCAGCAGTATTTTCTGGACAACGTAATTTcgcaaagattttttaaagattatctGTGTGATAATGTTGGTTTGTTGATCACTACTCCTTGAATATGGAATAGAGTGTTGATGTCCGTTAAAGAGGGGAGGTCACCCTGACaacaagtttattgtaaaagaaTAGCagagaaaataataacaaaatagtggcgaaggtttgatgaaaatccatcaaagaatacacaaattataagaattttaattatatgatttgtgacgtcatatgcgatcAGTTTTTcgacatatcgtatggtaaaaaaaatcaataaaaaaaacattttctcagaaaatttaaaCTGTTATTAAACCTTCATTATATCTATACGCAGATAATTCCgctcctaaaaagaaaataaaatatatatcatcacgaaccattaaagaATTACTCTTATGCAGTTTACAATGACATAACATAATGGCGTAGCTGCTCGCTTATGGCGTCACAAATACAAAACGTGAAATTAtattaactttcttaatctttaggggattttctcaatttttaccAATATGTTTTATAattcttttgtgttttttataacaaatatttagTCAGGGTACACTTTCCCTTTAACAGGTCGTAGGGTGAATCACTACCCCTGTGAATCTGGATGTTTCCTCTAACCTAATAAATTGACACTGACATGGTTCCTACTGTTTTACTGTTTGTATTGTGTCTGGATCAGTGCATGGTGAGAGGGTTTGTTAGGGGTGGGGTACAGATaaataccaccccccccccccccctcaaaaaagacAATACAAATGGTATAACAATGACAAAAATGAGATATTAAGTGAATTgataagaaaacaaacaaaccaagCATGATAATATAGGCACTGTTGACAACATAAGCAATTAAATTAACAACATCAACAATCATCGTAATAAAGGGGATGTTCGTTtacattgccccccccccccctcctcccccaccCTCATAAAAAGGGCATTAAAATGGCGTGTTAGAATAGTTATAGATGAACTCTCAGGGGAAACCAGCGACCGAgcgggggaggggagggggtaaaCAATGTTGGAAAATAGCCCCTTTTCTGCAATCAtcgatttataaaaaaaacgttCATACACATTATtaagtatttatttttcaataaggCTTATTAGTACGCAGGTAGGTATTTTGTAAGCTTTAATTAAGATGCCGACATGTGACGTTCTATCATGTGTCTGTGATGTTAATAATGCGGCATATTGATGAAGAAATAGCCCAAATGTTCAAATAGCTTTGGTGACTTTTCGCGTGAACCCAAGGATTTCCGTTCATATGGCATATGACTATAAGCACGGTCCACATCTGTGCTGAGAACTCCCGACGGAAATTTCCGTAGCCTTGCGTTAGAATGTGCAGATGCTGTGGATTAGTTATATTTGTGTGTATACTTAAATAAGGAGAATAGATTAACTTGCCCCAGTCCATCTTCTACCAAATCAAAATACTGAAGACCATAATGTGCACATCGTATTATATACCTGTTAATAaggttaataatgataatgttatgtccaaataatataaaatatatgaaaaaatatagataCGTTTTGCACCGTATTCTGAACATACACAACACAACATAAAGAAATAACATATTTATGTCAAGTTAAATAgtgaattatatattattatgaaatggaCAATTATGACAATTTGATAGATTTGTATTTACTCATTTATTGCTTAAATTTAAATAAACAGTGCATCTGACATTCTAAATAAATCGAATTTCCTCTAAGTAGGATGCTAGACGCTGTTatcgtttttgttttttttttcatcgacaAAGAAACATCATTATCACTAATAATCAATTGTGGATACCGGCTCGATTTTTAACATCAATACGATTTACATATGCTTTCATATACCATCACAGAACCGGGGTATCTTGGTTGCTATGGAGACAAGACCCACTCCCGAGCACTTGCGGACGTGGTCCACATCAGCAGGAACATGACGGTAATGCTTTGCGTGCATTATTGTCATGCCCGCGGTTATCCGTATGCGGGATTGGAGTACGGCGAGGAGTGTTACTGTGGCGCCCTTGGGTCAAATTACGCCATCTACGGCCGGTATTGGGATTCGGCCTGCCAGCATCCGTGCAGTGGGTACGCCAACGAGAGATGTGGAGGTATAGGCCGAATTGCAGTTTATAATAGTGAGTAATTTACCGCAAATTTGACATCGCCTTTTTTACGTCATagcatatatacatacatttcaTTAAGGAATTGTACACTCTAAAATATAACGTGCTCTATCTACACCTTTGTGAGCTCTTATAGAGTATATACTTAACggccccatttcataaacaGTTGCTAAGATAGCAAATCTTGCTGAAATATCACCTTTCTTTTGAAGAACCAATCAAAAACAATACTCTTACGGTTGTCATGGTAGTGACTTTCCAGCAAGACGAGCTATCATAGCAACGTTGTTTTTATGAAATGCGGCCCAGACGCTGATCATGATTTAGGGCCTGcagtacacgtacatgtagtgCTAAAAGCAGCACATGGCGTGGTGCCACTATGGGTTATTCCGAGTCCTACTTTTGCATTTTATGTTAGAAGGTAAATGACCAATGTCTTGTTACGACATAGGAGACtaaacaatattttaaaatcaaaaccTGGATACGAAGTGGTGATTACTTGTTTATGGAGGAGTAAGTCTCCAGGAATACCTTTTTACGTGAAAAACATTCGCACTCAGTGAACGGTTGACCATGTGCAATCGAATTAAAGGACATCATAATGTTATTTCTGTCAAGAACTTTTTAAACGCAATAATCATCGATTCGATTCAGGTTGCATTCTAATTGATATTTATTATCATGTTAATAGCCAATACTATACGACAGATTTAAATGTGTATGGAGTTGTTAACGAGTATTTATGCACCGTTTGTTCCCCCATTTACCAGCAAGCGAAACGATATCCACATCAGCCACTTTACCGCCCCCAGTGCCGCATACGCCGACATCAACGCAAGTCATGTCGACGATGTCATTATTTCCGACGACAACGACAAAGAGAGTAAGC contains:
- the LOC129280643 gene encoding uncharacterized protein LOC129280643; the protein is MVLCIVGILTILGATARAIDVRLVNGSAPNEGRVEIRHTGSSNWSTVCGTYWDIIDVIVTCRQLGFPGAHASLKRSEFGRGRGRISRTLLFCRGGEPSLNACSKSTSLVCRDGLTAGAVCQEPGYLGCYGDKTHSRALADVVHISRNMTVMLCVHYCHARGYPYAGLEYGEECYCGALGSNYAIYGRYWDSACQHPCSGYANERCGGIGRIAVYNTSETISTSATLPPPVPHTPTSTQVMSTMSLFPTTTTKRVSAVHATSPDTTTKSSHVQTQMINGTAFNAHTSNDEMRYLAVIMGSLLTVGVVVISFILVWNFKLRTRMRAIEDSPLNSTDTGNNSSYEQGDKKAQLVYSDLLTNDVTNNHYESLITSGAGEEDVPVAPRHSEPPAAVDKRMRRHTNLPPRIPTYFPQPDLYENYRYSYMQ